Below is a genomic region from Catenuloplanes atrovinosus.
GGGCGTGGACCGGGACGACGAGGTGCACATCCCGGTCAGCGCGGCACAGCGGCTGATCGGCGTGGACCGGATCGACGGGCTGGCGATCAAGGCGCCGGACCGGGAGCGGATCGACGACCTGAGCGCCCGGGTGGTGGCGGAGCTGACCCGGCGGCACCCGGACACCGAGTTCAGCGCGGTCACGCAGGAGCAGATCCTGGGCGTGCTCGGCGACATCCTGGGCGTGCTGACCGGCGTGCTGGCCGCGATCGCCGGCATCTCACTGCTGGTCGGCGGCGTCGGCGTCTCCAACATCATGCTGGTCTCGGTCCGGGAGCGGACCAAGGAGATCGGCCTGCGCAAGGCGGTCGGCGCCCGCCCGCGCGACATCGGCCTGCAGTTCCTGCTGGAGGCGGTGCTGCTCACCACGGTCGGCGGCGTGCTCGGAATGGGCCTGGGCGTCGGCGCGTCGCTGCTGGTCGGCGCGCTGTCCCCGATCCCGGCCGCGATCACCTGGTGGTCACTGGCGCTGGCGTTCGGCGTGTCCGCCGCGGTCGGCATCGTGTTCGGCGTGGTACCGGCGCAGCGGGCCGGGCGGCTGGACCCGGTGGTCGCGCTCCGCAGCGAGTAACGGACTTTATTCACATTACGGATTTAGGGCCTTATTTGCGGCGTGGCGTCTTGACGCGATCACTGTGAGTTTCCAGAAGGTCTCGCGCCGTTAACAGCAGTCCCGTTACCGTACTAATTACACGCGCGTTGCCCGGAGGGGGTGCGCGCTCGGGGTCGATGGGTTGTGAGCGCATGGCCGGAGCATCCAACGCCGAGGGCCGGCTGCCGGAGGTCCGTTTCCTCACCGTTGCCGAGGTCGCCACGCTGATGCGGGTGTCCAAGATGACCGTCTACCGGCTCGTGCACAGCAACGAGCTGACCGCCGTCCGGGTGGGCCGTTCCTTCCGGGTGCCCGAGCACGCGGTCCACGAATATCTGCGCGGCGCGTTCTCCGAGTCTGCCTGACCGGCAGGGTCGTGTTTGTCGCCGCGTCGCACACGGGTACCCTGGAGCGGACTCGGACCCGAACCCCGCTGGCTCGCGCCGGTGCCCGGCCGCTGAAGCCCGGCGCAGGACGCGTTCGCGGAGGTTCCCGGTCCACCGTCTCGTCGGTGCCCGGCGTCACGCCCCGTGACCTGCCGAGCCCGCAGGTTCGCCACAACAACGATTGAAGGGGCTGTCGTATGGGCTCGGTGGT
It encodes:
- a CDS encoding helix-turn-helix domain-containing protein — its product is MAGASNAEGRLPEVRFLTVAEVATLMRVSKMTVYRLVHSNELTAVRVGRSFRVPEHAVHEYLRGAFSESA
- a CDS encoding ABC transporter permease, translating into MRLAEAWRVALDALRANRLRSLLTMLGVIIGVGAVVVLVAIGTGAKNEVEAQVEGLGSNLLVVVPGRLEFGSAPSASRMSLQDAEAVAEVVGDPSRVAVTVASGETVRAGARERFTTVQGVLETTPQVFDRPVGRGRYISESDVRTGRRVVVLGATVASALFPDRDAIGQQVSIAGVRFRVTGLFAPLGQSLGVDRDDEVHIPVSAAQRLIGVDRIDGLAIKAPDRERIDDLSARVVAELTRRHPDTEFSAVTQEQILGVLGDILGVLTGVLAAIAGISLLVGGVGVSNIMLVSVRERTKEIGLRKAVGARPRDIGLQFLLEAVLLTTVGGVLGMGLGVGASLLVGALSPIPAAITWWSLALAFGVSAAVGIVFGVVPAQRAGRLDPVVALRSE